The following proteins come from a genomic window of Melospiza georgiana isolate bMelGeo1 chromosome 3, bMelGeo1.pri, whole genome shotgun sequence:
- the B3GNT2 gene encoding N-acetyllactosaminide beta-1,3-N-acetylglucosaminyltransferase 2: MSVGRRRLKLLGILMMVNIFIYVIVEVSRSGSQDKNAKGRVVIPRSKFWRKYTPHKAYWNKQQQKLELLYNPILSLLSNMTVEENLVSNLSVLNSCDPDPLVHSEVSDFANLPDRFKDFLLYLRCRNYSLLMDQPNKCEQKPFLLLAIKSLIPHFDRRQAIRESWGKEIESGDVIVRRVFLLGQTPPEDHFPDLSHMIKFESDTHHDILLWNYRDTFFNLTLKEVLFLKWVSSSCANVQFIFKGDDDVFVNTNQILDYLKSLTKEKAKDLFIGDVIKDAGPHREKKLKYYIPESVYEGSYPPYAGGGGFLYSGDLALRLNNASEQVLLYPIDDVYTGMCLQKLGLAPEKHKGFKTFDIEEKYRNNICSYTNLMLVHSRKPQEMIKIWTRLQDPHLRC, encoded by the coding sequence ATGAGTGTTGGACGCAGAAGATTAAAGCTGCTGGGAATTCTGATGATggtaaacatttttatttatgtgaTTGTGGAAGTCTCGAGGAGCGGCAGCCAAGACAAGAATGCAAAAGGCCGTGTTGTTATACCACGTAGCAAATTCTGGAGGAAATACACTCCTCACAAAGCTTATTGGAACAAACAGCAACAGAAGCTTGAGCTGCTCTACAACCCTATTCTGTCCTTGCTTTCCAATATGACTGTGGAAGAGAACTTGGTTTCTAACCTGAGTGTCCTCAATTCCTGTGACCCTGACCCCTTGGTGCACTCAGAGGTTAGTGACTTTGCAAACTTGCCAGACAGATTCAAAGACTTCCTCCTCTATTTGAGGTGTAGAAATTACTCATTGCTAATGGATCAGCCAAACAAGTGTGAACAGAaacctttcctgctgctggctaTTAAGTCACTTATACCCCATTTTGATAGAAGACAAGCAATTAGGGAATCCTGGGGCAAGGAAATAGAATCAGGGGATGTGATAGTCAGAAGGGTCTTCTTACTAGGGCAGACCCCACCAGAGGATCATTTTCCTGACCTTTCACACATGATTAAATTTGAGAGTGACACGCACCATGACATTCTCCTCTGGAACTACAGAGACACTTTCTTCAATCTGACTCTGAAAGAGGTGCTGTTTCTGAAGTGGGTCAGCAGTAGCTGCGCAAATGTCCAGTTTATTTTTAAGGGTGATGATGATGTTTTTGTGAATACCAATCAGATCCTGGATTACTTGAAGAGCttaacaaaggaaaaagccaaagACTTATTTATAGGTGACGTGATCAAAGATGCTGGAcctcacagagagaaaaagttGAAGTACTACATCCCAGAGAGCGTTTATGAAGGTTCGTACCCGCCGTACGCAGGAGGCGGTGGCTTCCTGTACTCTGGGGATCTGGCACTGAGACTGAATAATGCATCTGAGCAGGTACTCCTCTACCCCATCGATGATGTTTATACTGGAATGTGCCTTCAGAAGCTTGGGCTTGCTCCGGAAAAACACAAAGGCTTCAAAACATTTGATATCgaagagaaatacagaaataacaTCTGTTCCTACACAAACTTAATGTTAGTGCATAGTAGAAAACCTCAAGAAATGATTAAGATTTGGACGCGCTTGCAAGACCCACATTTACGTTGTTAA